In a genomic window of Alkalibaculum bacchi:
- the cbiD gene encoding cobalt-precorrin-5B (C(1))-methyltransferase CbiD, whose amino-acid sequence MEKYIVKDGKRLRYGYTTGSCATGATKAAITMLLSNKDVEEITISTPKGWNVDLEIKDISRTSDTASCAVIKDGGDDPDNTHGMYIYSKVKLIDSPQIHLTGGKGVGKITQKGLPVAVGESAINPVPREMILHAAKETAKEFNYTGGFHIEIYAPEGETVAKKTFNPKLGILGGISILGTTGIVEPMSEKALVASLQLELNILDENNHKNIILFPGNYGRKFAREDLSLNIEHSVKISNYIGEVLEHLNTKNFENVLIISHLGKLIKVAGGIMNTHSKSADARMEILAAYASACGGDSALARKTLQCITTDEAIDLLKREPFYEDILGMILERVRYHILSRIHNDANIGLVMYTNSHGILKVDENGKQMIPLFQDK is encoded by the coding sequence ATGGAAAAATACATCGTCAAAGACGGGAAACGACTTAGGTACGGGTATACTACAGGTTCTTGTGCTACAGGGGCTACAAAAGCAGCGATAACAATGCTTTTATCTAATAAGGATGTTGAGGAAATCACCATATCTACCCCAAAAGGTTGGAATGTAGATTTAGAAATAAAGGATATCAGTAGAACATCTGACACAGCGAGCTGTGCTGTCATAAAAGATGGGGGAGATGACCCTGACAATACTCATGGTATGTACATTTATTCTAAAGTCAAATTAATTGATTCTCCACAAATCCACTTGACAGGTGGAAAGGGCGTAGGAAAAATTACACAAAAAGGGCTTCCTGTTGCTGTAGGAGAATCCGCAATTAATCCGGTGCCAAGGGAGATGATTCTTCATGCAGCGAAAGAAACAGCAAAAGAATTTAATTATACAGGTGGATTTCATATTGAAATATACGCTCCTGAAGGAGAAACAGTAGCTAAGAAGACATTTAATCCTAAACTAGGCATATTAGGTGGTATTTCCATACTAGGTACTACAGGCATTGTAGAGCCTATGAGTGAAAAGGCATTAGTAGCTTCTCTCCAGTTAGAACTAAATATATTAGATGAAAATAATCATAAGAATATTATTTTGTTCCCAGGCAATTATGGTCGAAAATTTGCAAGGGAAGATTTAAGTTTAAATATAGAACACAGCGTGAAGATCAGCAATTATATAGGAGAAGTATTAGAGCACTTAAACACAAAGAACTTTGAAAATGTCTTAATCATATCCCATTTAGGAAAGCTTATAAAAGTGGCAGGTGGAATTATGAACACTCATAGCAAATCTGCTGATGCTCGTATGGAAATACTAGCTGCTTATGCTTCTGCATGTGGTGGAGATAGTGCTTTAGCTCGAAAAACACTTCAGTGTATTACTACAGATGAAGCCATTGATTTACTTAAAAGGGAACCCTTTTATGAAGACATTCTAGGCATGATCCTAGAAAGAGTTCGTTATCATATATTATCTCGAATCCATAATGATGCCAATATTGGACTAGTTATGTATACGAACAGTCACGGTATTTTAAAAGTAGATGAAAATGGGAAACAAATGATTCCCCTGTTTCAGGATAAATAG
- the cbiT gene encoding precorrin-6Y C5,15-methyltransferase (decarboxylating) subunit CbiT, with product MTKEEIRVITLSKLQLEEDSVILDVGAGTGSISIECALLARNGKVYAVEVVEEGVELLNKNMEKFQVTNILPIQGMAPEAFEGIDKVDRIIIGGSRGNIGEILQWADEHLNPKGIVVANFITIENLYTFLQALKEKDYEYECTQVTIAKSRIVKDITMMQGLNPVFVVNAWKAENFNKISSK from the coding sequence ATGACAAAAGAAGAAATAAGAGTCATTACCCTTTCAAAGCTCCAATTAGAAGAAGATAGTGTCATTTTAGATGTTGGAGCAGGTACAGGTTCTATATCCATAGAGTGTGCCCTTTTAGCCAGGAATGGAAAGGTATATGCAGTGGAAGTAGTAGAAGAAGGTGTTGAGCTTCTTAATAAGAATATGGAAAAATTCCAAGTAACAAACATCCTCCCCATTCAAGGAATGGCGCCAGAAGCTTTTGAAGGAATTGATAAAGTGGATCGAATCATCATTGGTGGCAGCAGAGGAAATATAGGTGAGATTTTACAGTGGGCAGATGAGCACTTAAATCCTAAGGGTATTGTAGTAGCTAACTTTATTACCATAGAAAACTTGTACACTTTTCTCCAAGCCCTAAAGGAAAAAGATTATGAATATGAGTGCACACAAGTGACTATTGCCAAGAGCAGAATTGTAAAAGACATAACTATGATGCAGGGGCTAAATCCTGTCTTTGTAGTGAATGCGTGGAAAGCGGAAAACTTCAACAAGATAAGTAGTAAATAA
- a CDS encoding precorrin-8X methylmutase, giving the protein MAKYIAQPMEIEKRSFEIIFEEMKQEDKERFSEEERMIIKRVIHTSADFEYAGITKFINNPIENAMKSIKNGEKVYVDTNMIKAGINKRVLERFGGELVNYVADEDVREEAKRRDTTRSVVSIEKACKQEKIKMFIIGNAPTALFSLMNMIEEGHVQPDFVIAVPVGFVGAAESKEEFAKLNVPSVVVEGRKGGSTIGVAIFNALLYMLDNNR; this is encoded by the coding sequence ATGGCAAAATATATTGCTCAACCTATGGAAATAGAGAAAAGAAGTTTTGAAATCATATTTGAAGAAATGAAACAAGAAGATAAAGAGCGTTTTAGTGAAGAAGAACGAATGATTATAAAGCGAGTCATTCATACTTCTGCGGATTTTGAATACGCAGGTATTACAAAGTTTATCAATAATCCAATTGAAAATGCCATGAAGAGTATCAAAAATGGAGAAAAAGTTTACGTAGATACCAATATGATTAAAGCTGGCATTAACAAAAGAGTGCTTGAAAGATTTGGAGGAGAGCTTGTAAATTACGTTGCTGATGAAGATGTAAGAGAAGAAGCTAAGAGAAGAGATACCACTCGCTCTGTAGTCTCCATTGAAAAAGCTTGCAAACAAGAAAAAATCAAGATGTTCATTATAGGTAATGCACCAACGGCACTTTTCTCCCTAATGAATATGATTGAAGAAGGCCATGTTCAGCCCGATTTTGTCATAGCAGTTCCAGTGGGATTTGTAGGAGCTGCAGAATCAAAAGAAGAATTTGCTAAGTTAAACGTTCCTTCTGTAGTAGTAGAAGGCCGCAAAGGTGGAAGTACAATAGGTGTAGCTATTTTTAACGCCTTACTATATATGCTAGACAACAACAGGTGA
- the cbiE gene encoding precorrin-6y C5,15-methyltransferase (decarboxylating) subunit CbiE, which yields MKYNHIDVIGLGPGHPDYILPAGLKKIKEADVLIAGERNLEGISTSGKEVLIIRNNLKQLIEYINKNYHDKKIGVLVSGDPGYHSMLSYIKKNTQGIEVRVTPGISSFTYFFSKLSLVWQDAVLSSVHGEDTDFIKLVEENKKVFFLTDQKITPNYMANELMKKGITHKRFFIGERLSYADEKISCLSVDEAAQYPADSLCVVVIADE from the coding sequence ATGAAATACAATCACATAGATGTTATTGGATTAGGTCCAGGTCATCCCGATTATATATTGCCTGCTGGCTTAAAAAAAATAAAAGAAGCAGATGTCCTTATTGCAGGAGAGCGTAATTTGGAGGGTATATCTACATCTGGTAAAGAAGTCCTCATTATACGAAACAATTTAAAACAACTTATAGAGTATATAAACAAGAATTATCATGATAAAAAGATTGGGGTTTTAGTGTCTGGTGACCCTGGCTATCACAGTATGCTTTCTTATATAAAGAAAAATACGCAGGGTATAGAGGTAAGGGTTACACCAGGAATCAGCTCTTTTACGTATTTTTTTTCAAAATTGTCTCTGGTCTGGCAAGATGCAGTCCTCAGCAGTGTTCATGGGGAAGATACGGATTTTATTAAGCTAGTTGAGGAAAACAAAAAGGTGTTTTTTCTCACAGACCAAAAGATCACCCCAAACTATATGGCAAATGAATTGATGAAGAAGGGAATAACACATAAACGTTTTTTTATTGGAGAGAGGCTTTCCTATGCTGATGAAAAGATCAGTTGTTTAAGTGTAGACGAAGCAGCTCAGTACCCTGCAGATTCTTTATGTGTTGTGGTAATTGCCGATGAATGA